A window of Cryptomeria japonica chromosome 3, Sugi_1.0, whole genome shotgun sequence contains these coding sequences:
- the LOC131072929 gene encoding peroxidase 11 codes for MAESMSVILLLLVLTSYKMSCLHAQDLPILMPHYYEKSCPCAFPIIRNEMHLALLKDPRMAASLLRLQFHDCFVQGCDASLLLDDTPTLRGEKTANANINSARGFDVIDLIKTKLESECPGVVSCADIITIAARDAVLLSGGPYWEVSLGRKDSSTASFNDANNNIPTPNSNLQTLITSFQKQGLSTVDMVALLGGHTIGNARCQNIRPRIYNNSASMAFSEPHLSMVKAACPPSGNDNGVWPLDFPTPILFDNSYYINLVRGLGLLNSDQTLYSEGSETKEIVESYAHDPLGFWKQFSESMVKMSNIVDPLTFVTGEVRKNCRTVNDPL; via the exons ATGGCCGAATCAATGTCTGTAATTCTTTTGCTTCTGGTTTTAACGTCGTATAAAATGAGTTGTTTGCATGCACAAGATCTTCCTATTCTGATGCCCCATTACTACGAGAAAAGCTGTCCCTGTGCATTTCCCATCATAAGAAATGAGATGCACCTCGCTCTTCTCAAAGACCCTCGCATGGCCGCTTCTCTTCTTCGCCTTCAATTTCACGATTGCTTTGTTCAg GGCTGTGACGCATCTTTGCTTTTGGACGACACGCCAACATTACGAGGGGAGAAGACAGCCAATGCAAACATCAATTCTGCGAGAGGTTTTGacgtcattgatttgattaaaaCTAAACTGGAAAGTGAGTGCCCCGGCGTTGTTTCTTGCGCGGATATTATCACCATTGCTGCTCGGGATGCTGTACTGCTG AGTGGAGGGCCTTACTGGGAAGTATCTTTAGGCAGAAAGGACTCATCAACTGCAAGCTTCAATGATGCCAACAATAACATTCCAACACCAAATTCAAACTTACAGACTTTGATCACATCATTTCAGAAGCAGGGACTTTCAACTGTTGACATGGTGGCATTACTGG GTGGTCACACAATTGGGAACGCTCGATGCCAGAATATAAGGCCAAGAATTTATAATAACAGTGCAAGCATGGCTTTTTCTGAGCCACATCTATCTATGGTTAAAGCAGCGTGCCCTCCAAGTGGGAATGATAATGGTGTTTGGCCTCTGGATTTCCCAACTCCAATTTTGTTTGACAATTCTTATTATATAAACCTAGTGAGAGGATTGGGACTGCTCAACTCTGACCAGACACTTTATTCAGAAGGGAgtgaaacaaaagaaattgttgaatcctATGCACACGATCCTTTGGGATTTTGGAAGCAATTCTCTGAATCAATGGTGAAGATGAGTAACATAGTCGACCCTTTAACTTTTGTAACTGGTGAAGTTCGAAAGAATTGTCGCACAGTCAATGATCCACTTTAA